From one Anopheles bellator chromosome 1, idAnoBellAS_SP24_06.2, whole genome shotgun sequence genomic stretch:
- the LOC131205491 gene encoding ubiquitin-like-conjugating enzyme ATG3, whose amino-acid sequence MQSVLNSVKGTALGVAEYLTPVLKESKFRETGVLTPEEFIAAGDHLVHHCPTWSWAVGDESKIKPYLPKDKQFLITRNVPCRRRCKQIEFVGEENLVEVNDADGGWVETHHYNPDEAGSSGLEEKVCEMKLDSSRIEDELAADMDDPRNLAGGDGEDDGGEDDDEGAAIDMDEFEESGLLDAVDPSNALLPAPNEKPSEASVSTLEAEGESVVRTRTYDLHISYDKYYQTPRLWVVGYDENRKLLTVEQMYEDVSQDHAKKTVTMESHPNLPGPNMASVHPCKHADIMKKIIQTVEEGGGELGVHMYLIIFLKFVQTVIPTIEYDFTQNFNITNHK is encoded by the exons ATGCAAAGCGTACTGAATTCGGTCAAAGGGACGGCCCTTGGTGTGGCCGAATATTTAACGCCCGTTCTAAAG GAATCCAAGTTCCGTGAAACGGGAGTGCTCACACCGGAAGAATTCATAGCGGCCGGGGACCATCTAGTGCACCACTGCCCTACGTGGTCGTGGGCTGTGGGCGACGAGAGCAAAATCAAACCCTACCTTCCAAAGG ACAAACAATTTCTTATCACACGCAACGTGCCCTGCCGAAGGCGCTGCAAACAGATCGAGTTCGTCGGTGAGGAGAATCTGGTCGAGGTGAACGATGCGGACGGTGGCTGGGTTGAGACTCATCACTACAATCCGGACGAAGCGGGAAGTTCGGGGTTGGAAGAAAAAGTGTGCGAGATGAAGCTGGATAGCTCACGGATCGAGGACGAACTGGCGGCGGACATGGATGACCCGCGAAATCTAGCAGGTGGAGACGGTGAGGACGATGGTggcgaggatgatgatgaaggagCGGCCATCGATATGGATGAGTTCGAGGAGAGCGGTTTGCTTGACGCGGTCGATCCG TCGAACGCACTTTTGCCGGCACCGAATGAAAAACCGTCCGAAGCATCTGTGTCCACGCTGGAAGCGGAAGGTGAATCCGTCGTGCGTACGCGAACCTACGATCTGCACATTAGCTACGACAAGTATTATCAAACGCCCCGTCTTTGGGTGGTTGGGTACGATgagaaccggaagctgctgaCCGTCGAGCAGATGTACGAAGACGTGAGTCAGGATCATGCGAAGAAAACCGTCACCATGGAATCGCACCCGAATTTACCCGGCCCCAATATGGCGTCGGTGCATCCGTGCAA ACACGCTGATATTATGAAGAAAATCATCCAAACCGTTGAGGAGGGCGGCGGCGAACTCGGAGTGCACATGTATCTGATCATCTTCCTGAAGTTTGTGCAAACCGTTATTCCAACAATTGAATACGATTTTACTCAGAACTTCAACATCACCAACCACAAGTAG